Within Amycolatopsis sp. cg5, the genomic segment GACGATCTCGCCGAGCACGGCGTATCCGTAGGTGTAGGCCGAACCGGCCTTCGGGATCAGCCCGGCGAACTCGGCGTAGGAGAACGCCGCCGCCGCGCTCGCGACACCCGCGATCAGGAACGAGATCAGCACGGCGGGCCCGACGCCCGGGATGCCAGCCGACTTGTCACCGGCCGCGACACTGCCCGCGAGCGCGAAGATGCCCGCGCCGATGATGCCGCCGACGCCGATGGCGGTCAGCTGCCACAGCCCGAGTGTGCGGGTCAGCCCGCCCTCACCCGAGGAATCCTCGATCTGTTCAATCGGCTTTCGCCGGAAAACCCCGGAGGTCATGACGGTGGGCTCCCAACTTCATCGGTGCGCTGTCAGGCCCGGGTTTCGGGCCTAACAGCGCACCGTACTAGTGGGTGAACCGGTCAGCAGGCTGCCGGTGGCAATGGCCGGTTACCTGTGCCCGTTCCGACGAACACGTCTGCCCAATCCAGCGCCGCGGCCTGGAAGGTCCGGGCCTGCGGGGTCAGGCCGATGTTGTGCCCGGCGCCGGGCAGCACGTAGGTCCGCAGGCAGGCCTCCGGTGCGAAGTACGGGGCTTCCTGTGCCTTCAGATTGGCCGCGGAAGCGCAGTTCGAGGCGAGCAGCCCCTGGCAGAACAACGCGTCCTCGGTGCCGTTCGCGATCAGCACCGGGGCGGTGATGTTCACCGAGGTCGGCGCCGTGAAGGCGAGCGTGGTGAGGTCGCCGACCTCGGTCAGGCTGACCGGTTCCTTGAGCTGCTCGTCGAGCGCGATCACGGCCGGGTCGTCGTCCGGGCCGTAGAAAAGGCCGCCACGCCGGCCGGGAACGGTCGTGTAGTAACCCTCGTACGCCAGCCCGAACTTGGGATCCAGCGCGGCCGGGTAGACGCCGGTGGTGAAGATGTCGAGCAGCGCGCTGGCCGACACGTGGTGCGTGACGCCGGTGAGCAGCACGCCGTCGACGTCGTGATAGGTGGCCGCTTCGAGGATCGAGGTCCCGCTGCCGAGCGAATGACCCGCCAGCAGCACCTTGCTGAAAGAGATCCCGCCGATGGTGCCCGCGCGCAGCTTCTGGATCACCTGGTGGACCGTGGCGGCGTGGCCGATGCCGGTGAGCAGCGCGCTCAGCGGGCGGCTGCTCTGGCCGTAGCCGATCCGATCGATGGTGAACGTCGCGTAGCCGCGTTCGTTGGCCGCGCGCCGGTACGAGTAGGTCTCCGGCTGGGCCGGGAAGTCCCAGTAGTACCCGCTGTAGGTGCCGCCGTGCACCAGCACCTGGACGGTCGTCGCGCCGGCCGGGACGCACAGCGTGCCGTGCATGGTCTGCGGGAGCAGGCCGAGCTGCACGGGCACCGAATGGTCCTGACAGCTCGTCGGTGCGGCGTCCGCGGCCGTCGGCGCGACGAGCGCCGAACCCATCAGGAGCGCGCCCAAGAGTAAGCGCTTTCTCCAGCCGATCATCTATGGATCCCTTCCGTGACGGCGAACGAAAAGACCCGGCAGCCCAGATACGGGCTGCCGGGTGTCGGACGGGACTGACTCAGCCGACCGCTTCCTGCGCGGTCGCCATGTCCGACACGGCGACCAGCTTGCGCTCGGACTTGGTCGTGCGGGTAACGCCGGCGGCGAAGTATGTCAGCAGCTCGGCGATCTCGGCCGGGTCGTCGAGCTGGGGGCAGTGACCCCAGTCCTGGCGGACCAGCAGCCTGCTGTGCGGGACCAGCGCGTGCAGCCGTCGCCCGGAGGCGGCGCTGACCAGCTTGTCCTTGCCGCACACCACGACCAGCAGCGGCGACGAGATGGCCTCGAGCTGGTAGGCGTTCTCCAGCTCGGTCACCATCTGCCTGGCCTGCTCCAGGCGCACGGTGGTGGCCTTGTAGTCGGGGAACAGGTCGACGAACCGCTTGACCTGCTCCTTCTCGGCGGAGCCCGCGTTGGCGTAGAGGAAGTGCGGCACCACGTTCTCGGCGATGGTCTTGACCAGGAACGAGGGCACGGGCAGCGGCAGCGACGAGTACAGCCGCAGCGGGATCGGGTACTTGGCGACCGCGCGGACCACCCACGAGTCGACGAAACCG encodes:
- a CDS encoding alpha/beta hydrolase; protein product: MIGWRKRLLLGALLMGSALVAPTAADAAPTSCQDHSVPVQLGLLPQTMHGTLCVPAGATTVQVLVHGGTYSGYYWDFPAQPETYSYRRAANERGYATFTIDRIGYGQSSRPLSALLTGIGHAATVHQVIQKLRAGTIGGISFSKVLLAGHSLGSGTSILEAATYHDVDGVLLTGVTHHVSASALLDIFTTGVYPAALDPKFGLAYEGYYTTVPGRRGGLFYGPDDDPAVIALDEQLKEPVSLTEVGDLTTLAFTAPTSVNITAPVLIANGTEDALFCQGLLASNCASAANLKAQEAPYFAPEACLRTYVLPGAGHNIGLTPQARTFQAAALDWADVFVGTGTGNRPLPPAAC
- a CDS encoding alpha/beta hydrolase — translated: MTATQRPAPASPAGQTKVSDPTSIRVTYRRFAGVRTRVLEVGPPAADGESGRTTRFRRGAPRTPSRPTTPRLVLFHGFCDSADTWRPVLTELAKAGVPAMAVDLPGFGEADELRAGAMLPQLDAFAAAVIREQSVLGPVVIAGNSLGGTTCLRAAQNDKLPIAGVVSIAAPGFVDSWVVRAVAKYPIPLRLYSSLPLPVPSFLVKTIAENVVPHFLYANAGSAEKEQVKRFVDLFPDYKATTVRLEQARQMVTELENAYQLEAISSPLLVVVCGKDKLVSAASGRRLHALVPHSRLLVRQDWGHCPQLDDPAEIAELLTYFAAGVTRTTKSERKLVAVSDMATAQEAVG